A genomic stretch from Bradyrhizobium sp. 195 includes:
- the carA gene encoding glutamine-hydrolyzing carbamoyl-phosphate synthase small subunit: MTQHDNDPAWPDHKPTALLVLADGTVLEGFGLGAEGHAVGEVCFNTAMTGYEEILTDPSYAGQLITFTFPHIGNVGTNEDDIETVNMAATPGARGVILRTAITDPSNYRATKHLDQWLKARGIIGLSGIDTRALTALIRSKGMPNAVIAHSKTGEFDLHGLKEEAREWPGLEGMDLVPMVTSGQRFTWDETPWLWDKGFGRQDKPEFNVVAIDYGIKRNILRLLAGVGCKVTVVPATTSSEDILAMKPDGVFLSNGPGDPAATGKYAVPVIRDVIKSGTPTFGICLGHQMLGLAVGARTKKMHQGHHGANHPVKDETTGKVEITSMNHGFAVDETTLPKGATQTHISLFDGSNCGIQLDGKPVFSVQYHPEASPGPRDSHYLFQRFADLMRQKKSA; the protein is encoded by the coding sequence ATGACACAACATGACAACGATCCTGCTTGGCCGGACCACAAACCGACCGCGCTCCTCGTGCTTGCCGACGGCACGGTGCTCGAAGGCTTTGGTCTCGGCGCCGAAGGCCACGCCGTCGGCGAGGTCTGCTTCAACACCGCGATGACCGGCTATGAGGAGATCCTCACCGATCCCTCCTATGCCGGCCAGCTCATCACCTTCACCTTCCCGCATATCGGCAATGTCGGCACCAACGAGGACGACATCGAGACGGTGAACATGGCCGCGACGCCGGGTGCGCGCGGCGTGATCCTGCGCACCGCGATCACCGATCCCTCGAACTACCGCGCCACCAAGCATCTCGACCAGTGGCTGAAGGCGCGCGGCATCATCGGCCTCTCCGGCATCGACACCCGTGCCCTGACCGCGTTGATCCGCAGCAAGGGCATGCCCAATGCCGTGATCGCGCATTCCAAGACCGGCGAGTTCGACCTTCACGGCCTGAAGGAAGAAGCGCGCGAATGGCCGGGCCTCGAGGGCATGGACCTCGTGCCGATGGTCACCTCGGGCCAGCGCTTCACCTGGGACGAGACGCCCTGGCTGTGGGACAAGGGCTTTGGCCGTCAGGACAAGCCGGAATTCAACGTCGTCGCCATCGACTACGGCATCAAGCGCAACATTTTGCGCCTGCTCGCCGGCGTCGGCTGCAAGGTGACGGTGGTACCGGCGACGACCTCGTCCGAAGACATTTTGGCGATGAAGCCGGACGGCGTGTTCCTGTCGAACGGTCCGGGTGATCCGGCTGCGACCGGAAAATATGCCGTGCCTGTGATCCGGGACGTGATCAAGTCGGGCACGCCGACCTTCGGCATCTGTCTCGGCCACCAGATGCTTGGCCTTGCCGTCGGCGCCAGGACCAAGAAGATGCATCAGGGCCATCACGGCGCCAATCATCCCGTCAAGGACGAGACCACCGGCAAGGTCGAGATCACCTCGATGAATCACGGCTTTGCGGTGGACGAGACCACGTTGCCGAAGGGCGCGACGCAGACCCACATCTCGCTGTTCGACGGCTCCAATTGCGGCATCCAGCTCGACGGCAAGCCGGTGTTCTCGGTGCAGTACCACCCCGAGGCCTCACCTGGCCCGCGCGACTCGCACTATCTGTTCCAGCGCTTCGCCGATCTGATGCGGCAGAAGAAGAGCGCGTAA
- a CDS encoding nuclear transport factor 2 family protein, whose product MNRAAAERFVAAWCASWCKVDIDAVVAHFAENAQMRSPLALTLTGSPVVAGIENIRAYWRKAYGHIESADLKILSWSWDEAIARLTVWWQLGDTRASEFMDFDDAGRVVRSEAFYGK is encoded by the coding sequence ATGAATCGCGCAGCCGCAGAGCGGTTCGTCGCGGCATGGTGCGCGAGCTGGTGCAAGGTCGATATCGACGCGGTCGTGGCGCATTTTGCCGAGAATGCGCAGATGCGCAGCCCCCTGGCGCTGACGCTGACCGGCTCTCCTGTCGTGGCCGGCATCGAGAATATCCGCGCCTATTGGCGCAAAGCCTATGGCCACATCGAAAGCGCCGACCTGAAGATCCTGAGCTGGAGCTGGGACGAGGCGATCGCGCGCCTGACGGTGTGGTGGCAGCTGGGCGACACGCGGGCCAGCGAGTTCATGGATTTCGACGATGCCGGCCGCGTCGTCCGCAGCGAAGCCTTCTACGGAAAATAA
- a CDS encoding MarR family transcriptional regulator, with amino-acid sequence MAKTSQAAGLHRASLDKLHDLDAALELMYYGWRGMTLEADAYLAKQGLSRPHHRILYVVARRPDIAIGSLLEVLGISKQALSRPLNLLLERKLLTSKRSPEQHRSKLLRLTEAGRRIEQRASDHERKVLREAFDRAGTSGAAAWTAVMEAIADHN; translated from the coding sequence ATGGCAAAGACGTCTCAAGCCGCCGGGCTTCATCGCGCCTCGCTCGACAAGCTGCACGATCTGGATGCGGCGCTCGAGCTCATGTATTACGGCTGGCGCGGCATGACGCTGGAGGCCGACGCATATCTTGCCAAGCAGGGTCTGTCGCGTCCGCACCACCGCATCCTCTACGTGGTGGCGCGCCGGCCCGATATCGCGATCGGCTCGCTGCTCGAGGTTCTCGGCATTTCCAAGCAAGCCCTCAGCCGGCCGCTCAACCTGCTGCTGGAGCGCAAGCTGCTGACGTCGAAGCGCTCGCCCGAGCAGCATCGCTCCAAGCTGCTGCGCCTGACGGAAGCCGGGCGACGCATCGAGCAGCGGGCCTCGGATCACGAGCGTAAGGTCCTGCGCGAGGCGTTCGACCGCGCCGGGACGTCGGGGGCGGCGGCGTGGACGGCGGTCATGGAGGCAATCGCCGACCACAATTGA
- a CDS encoding epoxide hydrolase family protein: protein MTAIKPFRIAISDDILADLKSRLARTRWPEAELVDDWSQGAPLKWIQEICSYWADGYDWRAREAKLNRFEQFTTEIDGLDIHFIHARSKEPSALPLIITHGWPGSIVEFQKVIAPLVDPAAHGGNAADAFHVVCPSLPGFGFSAKPKATGWGVDRIAATWTKLMDRLGYISYGAQGGDWGSAVTTSLGAQDPEHCVGIHITLAFNAAPKVEGEPTAEEKRALAGLKHYVDLDSGYSKQQSTRPQTLGYGLTDSPSGQAAWVLEKFWAWTDCNGHPENIFTRDELLDNVMLYWATETATSSARLYWESFGKRRTTPVVKVPTGVAAFPKEIITPVRRWMEPNFHNITHWSEMEKGGHFAAFEQPELFVRDVRKFFATVR, encoded by the coding sequence ATGACCGCCATCAAACCGTTCCGCATCGCCATCAGCGACGACATCCTCGCCGACCTCAAATCGCGCCTGGCGCGCACGCGCTGGCCGGAGGCGGAGCTGGTCGACGACTGGAGCCAGGGCGCGCCGCTCAAGTGGATCCAGGAGATCTGCAGCTACTGGGCCGATGGCTACGACTGGCGTGCGCGCGAAGCAAAACTCAACCGCTTCGAGCAGTTCACCACCGAGATCGACGGGCTCGACATCCACTTCATTCACGCCCGTTCGAAAGAGCCGTCCGCGCTGCCGCTGATCATCACCCATGGCTGGCCCGGCTCGATCGTCGAATTCCAGAAGGTGATCGCGCCGCTGGTCGATCCCGCCGCGCATGGCGGCAATGCCGCGGATGCGTTTCACGTCGTCTGTCCCTCGCTGCCGGGCTTCGGCTTCTCCGCCAAGCCGAAGGCCACCGGCTGGGGCGTCGACCGCATCGCCGCGACCTGGACCAAGCTGATGGACCGGCTCGGCTATATCAGTTACGGCGCGCAAGGCGGCGACTGGGGCTCGGCGGTGACGACCTCGCTCGGCGCGCAGGACCCGGAGCACTGTGTCGGCATCCACATCACGCTCGCCTTCAACGCCGCACCGAAAGTCGAGGGCGAGCCGACGGCGGAAGAGAAGCGCGCGCTGGCCGGCCTCAAGCACTATGTCGATCTCGACTCCGGCTACTCCAAGCAGCAATCGACACGGCCGCAGACGCTCGGCTATGGCCTGACGGATTCGCCGAGCGGGCAGGCGGCCTGGGTCCTGGAAAAATTCTGGGCCTGGACCGATTGCAACGGTCATCCCGAAAATATCTTCACCCGCGACGAGCTGCTCGACAACGTCATGCTCTACTGGGCGACGGAGACGGCGACCTCCTCGGCGCGGCTCTACTGGGAGAGCTTTGGCAAGCGCCGCACCACGCCGGTGGTCAAGGTGCCGACGGGCGTTGCCGCCTTCCCCAAGGAGATCATCACGCCGGTGCGGCGCTGGATGGAGCCGAACTTCCACAACATCACGCATTGGAGCGAGATGGAGAAGGGCGGCCATTTCGCCGCGTTCGAGCAGCCGGAGCTGTTCGTGCGCGATGTCAGGAAGTTCTTTGCGACGGTGCGGTGA
- a CDS encoding Dps family protein has product MSKTNNKVSPDLDTPTDLSPDGVKKVSEALNVLLADAFALYLKTKNFHWHISGRHFRDYHLLLDEQSDQIFATTDQLAERVRKIGGTTLKSIGQVAKLQTIKDNNEDYVPPREMLRELMQDNKHVAAAMRKAHEVCDDAGDVASASILEVFIDETERRTWFLFEATRQEGGNEA; this is encoded by the coding sequence GTGAGCAAAACCAACAACAAGGTCTCCCCCGATCTCGATACCCCCACCGATCTGTCTCCCGACGGGGTCAAGAAGGTCTCGGAGGCGCTCAACGTGCTTCTGGCCGACGCCTTCGCGCTGTATCTGAAGACCAAGAATTTCCACTGGCACATCAGCGGGCGGCACTTCCGGGACTACCATCTGCTGCTCGACGAGCAGTCGGACCAGATCTTCGCCACCACCGACCAGCTTGCCGAGCGCGTCCGCAAGATCGGCGGCACCACGCTGAAGTCGATCGGCCAGGTCGCAAAGCTCCAGACCATCAAGGATAACAACGAGGACTACGTCCCGCCGCGCGAGATGTTGCGCGAGCTGATGCAGGACAACAAGCACGTCGCCGCTGCGATGCGCAAGGCGCACGAGGTCTGTGACGACGCCGGCGATGTCGCCAGCGCCAGCATCCTCGAAGTCTTCATCGACGAGACCGAGCGCCGCACCTGGTTCCTGTTCGAAGCCACCCGCCAGGAAGGCGGCAACGAGGCGTAA
- a CDS encoding class I SAM-dependent methyltransferase → MDDWIDYYDSTHTIYVSKLHRDLHFQIIARDIVGYISSPDATVLDYACGEALSASQVAASCGKLILAEPAPGVRGRLIARFAPNTKIRVRSLDDVRNMQDQSIDLVVMNSVAQYMAPDELDAALLNIHRILKPSGKLVLGDILQPNVGMFRDVMALLGFGLRHGFLKDALIGLISTALSDYRHLRTRIGLQRYSEDEITAKLRAAGFAVQRAHTNIGHNRWRMTFVARPPLVR, encoded by the coding sequence ATGGACGATTGGATCGATTATTACGACTCCACGCATACGATCTATGTCAGCAAGCTGCATCGCGACTTGCACTTCCAGATCATCGCGCGGGACATCGTCGGCTACATCTCCTCGCCGGACGCAACGGTGCTGGACTATGCCTGCGGCGAGGCGCTATCGGCGAGCCAGGTGGCCGCTAGTTGCGGCAAGCTGATCCTTGCCGAGCCTGCACCCGGCGTGCGCGGCCGGCTGATCGCGCGGTTTGCTCCGAACACCAAGATCCGCGTCCGCTCGCTCGACGACGTCCGCAACATGCAGGACCAGTCGATCGACCTCGTGGTGATGAACTCGGTCGCGCAATACATGGCGCCGGACGAGCTCGATGCCGCGCTCCTCAACATCCACCGCATCCTGAAGCCCTCCGGCAAGTTGGTGCTGGGAGACATCCTCCAGCCCAATGTCGGCATGTTCAGGGACGTCATGGCGCTGCTCGGCTTCGGCCTGCGCCACGGCTTCCTGAAGGACGCGCTGATCGGGCTGATCAGCACCGCGCTGTCGGATTACCGTCACCTGCGCACGCGCATCGGACTGCAGCGTTACAGCGAGGACGAGATCACCGCCAAGCTGAGGGCGGCCGGGTTCGCGGTCCAGCGCGCCCACACCAATATCGGCCACAATCGCTGGCGCATGACCTTCGTCGCGCGGCCGCCTCTGGTTCGTTAA
- a CDS encoding acyl-CoA synthetase, translating to MLTEAATYDELYRNFRWDIPARFNMAEACCDRHADGTGRLALIYVDENGATSRTSFDEIAEMSRRFANVLTTDGLSRGDRVAVFLSQSLELPIAHMAAFRAGLISIPLFALFGEDALEFRLSNSQARAIITDEVGWEKLTNIRDRLPYLQDIYVTSGAVHAGAKPFWSAIETASEDFATVDTSADDPALIIYTSGTTGNPKGALHAHRVVLGHLPNVEMCHNFLPRPGDLMWTPADWAWIGGLVNGLLAFWYHGIPLVGHRARKFEPQAAMQMMADLGVRNVFLPPTALKLMRQASVKHPGVKLRSIFTGGESLGGELLGWVRETFGIDAHEVFGQTECNLVIGSNSNLFPIRPGAMGKATPGFDVRVVNDKGEEQKRGQRGIIGVRQPCPVTMLEYWRNPEATAKKYAGEFLLTGDLGVQDEDGYFWYVSREDDVITTAGYRVGPSEIEHTLMKHPSVAMAAVVGIPDPIRTESIKAWIVLRPGFTGTDALAREIQEFVKVQLAAHEYPRFVEFAETLPMTATGKVLRRELRAKG from the coding sequence ATGCTCACCGAAGCCGCCACCTACGACGAGCTCTATCGCAATTTCCGCTGGGACATCCCGGCACGCTTCAACATGGCGGAGGCGTGCTGCGACCGCCATGCCGACGGTACCGGCCGGCTCGCGCTGATCTATGTCGACGAGAACGGTGCAACGAGCCGCACCTCCTTCGACGAGATCGCCGAGATGTCGCGCCGCTTCGCCAATGTGCTGACGACGGATGGGCTTTCGCGCGGCGACCGCGTCGCGGTGTTCCTGTCGCAGTCGCTGGAATTGCCGATCGCCCATATGGCCGCGTTCCGCGCAGGCCTGATCTCGATCCCGCTGTTCGCGCTGTTTGGCGAGGACGCGCTGGAATTCCGCCTGTCGAATTCGCAGGCAAGGGCCATCATCACGGACGAGGTGGGCTGGGAGAAGCTCACGAATATCCGCGATCGGCTGCCCTATTTGCAGGACATCTATGTCACGAGCGGCGCCGTCCACGCCGGCGCAAAACCTTTCTGGTCGGCGATCGAAACCGCGTCCGAGGACTTCGCGACCGTCGACACGTCCGCCGACGATCCCGCGCTGATCATCTACACCTCGGGCACGACGGGCAACCCGAAGGGCGCACTTCACGCGCACCGCGTCGTGCTCGGCCATCTCCCGAACGTGGAGATGTGCCACAACTTCCTGCCGCGCCCCGGCGATCTCATGTGGACGCCGGCGGATTGGGCCTGGATCGGCGGCCTCGTCAACGGGCTGCTCGCGTTCTGGTACCACGGCATCCCGCTGGTCGGTCACCGCGCGCGAAAATTCGAGCCGCAGGCGGCGATGCAGATGATGGCCGATCTCGGCGTCCGCAACGTCTTCCTGCCGCCGACGGCGCTGAAGCTGATGCGGCAGGCCAGCGTGAAGCATCCGGGCGTCAAGCTCCGCAGTATCTTTACCGGCGGCGAATCTCTCGGCGGTGAATTGCTGGGCTGGGTGCGCGAGACCTTCGGCATCGACGCGCACGAGGTGTTCGGCCAGACCGAGTGCAATCTCGTGATCGGCAGCAACTCCAACCTGTTTCCGATCCGCCCCGGCGCGATGGGCAAGGCGACGCCCGGTTTCGACGTCCGCGTCGTCAACGACAAGGGCGAAGAGCAGAAGCGCGGGCAACGCGGCATCATCGGCGTACGCCAGCCATGCCCCGTCACCATGCTCGAATATTGGCGCAATCCGGAGGCGACGGCGAAGAAATATGCCGGCGAGTTTCTGCTCACCGGGGATCTCGGCGTGCAGGACGAGGACGGCTATTTCTGGTATGTCAGCCGCGAGGACGACGTCATCACCACCGCCGGCTATCGCGTCGGCCCGTCCGAGATCGAGCATACGCTGATGAAGCATCCCTCGGTGGCCATGGCCGCGGTGGTCGGCATTCCCGATCCGATCCGCACCGAATCGATCAAGGCCTGGATCGTACTGCGCCCCGGCTTTACCGGCACCGACGCACTGGCGCGCGAGATCCAGGAATTCGTCAAGGTGCAGCTCGCGGCGCACGAATATCCACGCTTCGTCGAGTTCGCCGAAACGCTGCCGATGACGGCGACGGGCAAGGTGCTGCGGCGCGAGCTGCGGGCGAAGGGCTGA
- a CDS encoding GatB/YqeY domain-containing protein, with protein MLRDDINNAVKEAMKAKDERKLSTLRMVNSTIKNADIDARGNGKPPLSDADLLGVFQKMIKQRQESVELYEKGGRAELAAQEREEIAVISAYLPKQMADDEVKKAIADAIGETGAAGMKDMGKVIAVLRAKYAGQMDFGKASGLVKAALSG; from the coding sequence ATGCTGCGCGACGACATCAACAATGCGGTCAAGGAGGCCATGAAGGCCAAGGACGAGCGCAAGCTGTCCACGCTGCGCATGGTCAACTCGACCATCAAGAACGCCGACATCGACGCCCGCGGCAACGGCAAGCCGCCGCTGTCGGACGCCGATCTGCTCGGCGTCTTTCAAAAGATGATCAAGCAGCGCCAGGAGTCGGTCGAGCTCTACGAAAAAGGCGGCCGCGCCGAGCTCGCGGCCCAGGAGCGCGAGGAGATCGCGGTGATCTCGGCTTATCTGCCGAAGCAGATGGCCGACGACGAGGTCAAGAAGGCGATCGCGGACGCGATCGGCGAGACCGGCGCGGCCGGCATGAAGGACATGGGCAAGGTGATCGCGGTGCTGCGCGCGAAGTACGCGGGCCAGATGGATTTCGGTAAGGCCAGCGGTCTCGTGAAGGCCGCACTGTCGGGCTAG
- a CDS encoding cupin domain-containing protein, with protein MSVVRDHAEPLAIVFEDDGLVPNNIRPFLVYQGAVTLDPKQPEATIENLFEANGWGGTWRNGVFDYLHYHATVHEVLGVARGSARVRFGGDHGQELQIKAGDVAILPAGTGHQCIQASDDFCVIGAYPPGAKMEITRATPDNHAKALKTIPQVALPPADPVTGKDGAMMRLWR; from the coding sequence ATGTCCGTCGTCCGCGACCATGCCGAGCCGCTCGCCATCGTGTTCGAGGATGACGGGCTGGTACCGAACAACATCCGTCCGTTCCTGGTCTACCAGGGCGCAGTGACACTCGATCCGAAGCAGCCGGAAGCGACCATCGAAAATCTGTTCGAAGCGAACGGCTGGGGCGGCACGTGGCGCAACGGCGTGTTCGACTATCTGCACTATCACGCGACGGTGCATGAGGTGCTTGGCGTCGCGCGCGGGAGCGCACGGGTTCGCTTCGGCGGCGATCACGGCCAGGAGCTCCAGATCAAGGCCGGCGACGTCGCGATCCTGCCCGCCGGCACCGGGCATCAATGCATCCAGGCGAGCGACGATTTCTGCGTGATCGGGGCCTATCCGCCCGGCGCGAAGATGGAGATCACAAGGGCGACGCCGGACAACCACGCCAAGGCGCTGAAGACGATTCCGCAAGTGGCGCTGCCGCCCGCCGATCCGGTGACGGGGAAGGACGGGGCGATGATGAGGCTCTGGCGGTAG
- a CDS encoding alpha/beta fold hydrolase, whose amino-acid sequence MDQTTPLLLVPGLASSARIYVPVIPELWRFAPVMIANHIRDDSMAAIAARVLAEAPPRFALAGHSMGGYIALEIMRQAPERVARLALINTQARPDTPEATARRRGLMERAKRGKLRAVREESFPELVHPSRRDDAEILKLVHAQDEDVGIEGYLRQQTAIIARVDSRPTLSAIRCPTLVLTGDADNTIPNAFSKEMAEAIAGARFVILERCGHLPQAEQPEATTRALSEWLGTEVVSGARTA is encoded by the coding sequence ATGGACCAGACCACCCCGCTGCTGCTGGTTCCGGGGCTGGCCTCCTCGGCCCGGATCTATGTCCCTGTGATCCCGGAGCTATGGCGGTTCGCCCCGGTGATGATTGCCAACCATATCCGCGACGACAGCATGGCGGCGATCGCCGCCCGGGTGCTGGCCGAGGCGCCGCCGCGCTTCGCGCTCGCCGGCCATTCCATGGGCGGCTACATCGCGCTCGAGATCATGCGCCAGGCACCCGAGCGGGTGGCCAGGCTCGCGCTGATCAACACCCAGGCCCGGCCCGATACGCCGGAGGCGACCGCGCGCCGCCGCGGCCTGATGGAGCGCGCGAAGCGCGGCAAGCTTCGCGCCGTCCGCGAGGAGAGTTTTCCGGAGCTCGTGCATCCGTCGCGGCGCGATGATGCCGAAATTCTCAAGCTCGTGCATGCGCAGGATGAGGATGTCGGCATCGAGGGCTATCTGCGGCAGCAGACCGCAATCATCGCACGGGTGGATTCTCGGCCGACGCTTTCGGCCATCAGGTGCCCGACATTGGTGCTGACGGGCGATGCCGACAACACCATTCCGAATGCGTTCTCGAAGGAGATGGCCGAGGCCATCGCCGGCGCACGGTTCGTGATCCTCGAGCGCTGCGGCCACCTGCCGCAAGCCGAGCAGCCGGAAGCGACGACACGGGCGCTGTCGGAATGGCTCGGAACCGAGGTTGTCTCGGGGGCGCGAACGGCCTAG